CTCCCAATCAGATCTAACCAGTCCATTTCCAAATTGACTACCCCTCCTGACCCAACCCAACTACCACCTCCCTGGGACCCAGCCACTCTCTGGATCAGATCAGACTTACTGACCCAACTGCTACCCTGTGTTGACTACCCTCTTGACCAGATCTGACCACTGACTACTAACTCATCCACCTCCCTACCTTACCCACCCTCCCATGAATCCGTTCATTCACATTTAGACCAGACCTTTAAAATTGCCGTACTGCCACAGCTGTGAAAGTGTCTTGTTATTTCTCAACTCTGCTCTGCTCCAGTAGCATTGCTCCAATGGCATTCCTCCAGGGACAGCTGGGATTGGATgatgccagaggaaatgttgttATGACAGACAGCCAAACCAAATCAGCCTTCCTTCCTCTGTATTCACAACGCAGTAAAAGTAAAACCATCAAAAGATTCTCAAAATTGACTAAATGGTTCCTAATAAGATTTTAAATAACCATTGTGAAAAATCATTTTTGACACCAGTTTAAGCTTAAACAAATAAAACTTAGCTATTTATTTTTAATACAATTACTTTAGTAGAGCAAAATTAAGCAATGAAGTAATGTTGTAAACCCAAACATTATTGTTTTCAGCTCCATTCACACAAAGGCAGGCAGATAAATATAATTAATGGATAAATAACAGTAAATAACAAAACTGACCAGATTACTTAAGTGGTTTTTACAATGCATAGGTGATGGTTTCATGGTTTACTTTCTGAAGATATTGATTATGGTCACCTTTACAGTTCACTCATTTGTAGTAACACTTAACCTTAGTCTTCTATTCTCTCAGCTTCCAAGAGCTGCTTGTAGGAGGTTAGGCAGGGAGCCTTCTAATCTTTATGCTGTGTCAATAGCCAGATTCTTTCCCACATAAAATGCAGTCCAAAATCCAATTCAAACTGTGACCATTCACAGAAGACTGACCATTTACTCCATGAGGTCCGAGTTACCATTCAACATCTGCCACCTACTTGAGCATAATATTTTTCCAGACTCGCTGGAACCAATTCCCAGGTTTTGAGCTCATTAATAACCAACTTCTGCTGTCTGCTGTTCCCAAGTGATAAATCATCTGCAGAGCCTTTTCTTCTGGAACCATCCTGCAGTCCTGGCCTCGTGAATAAATAAAAGCTTGTTTGATTTGTTTTCCTTTTTAACACAAGTCCACAAGTCATCTTTAGCTCACAGTTCCCAGTTCATGGCTCCATCCTGATCCCATCATATTCTTTCAACTTGCAGAACAGTCCTGAAGAGGAAGCTGAATTAAAGAAGTTAAAGGAGCTGGAAAAATCCACAGACCAGCTCTCCCACAAACTGGAAGAAATTAATGCAGAGCTGACAGGCATTCAGAATGTGAGATGCTTCTTATTTGTCTTTGAAAATGCTGTAATTTTACTATTCTTGCTATTAAGTTCTCCTCCCTGCAAAAACACATGCAGCTAGATTGCTGGCTTCTTTACAAACGTAGTTGTAGCCATATTTTGGATCACTAGCTGTGTGTGAAATATGCCATTAAAGTTTCATTCCTTTTAGTGGCAGCTGAGTATCTTAACTAAAATAACTGACATGTCATTCTCATGCACTGATCATAAACTGTTCAACTTCTCTGGTTGTGTTTGGATACGTTCTGTCACTTTGCTTGGGGACTGCAAATCTGTTAATTGCGGGAACACTGTATTGGGAAGGTTCCGACATTTGTGTTATTGGAACACAGAAATATTATGACAAGTGTTGTTTCTTTATTGAAACAGCTTTTGTCGTTCTAATTTTATTAGTAATTGTTTCAGAAAATTGCTTGTGAGTATTGTCTCTCTTAATAGCTCAGTGTAGAAATGTAAATCCCAAGTTAACCTTCCAGGTTATAACTACTGAATTTCATTTTTGCTATTGGGTGTATTTCATTTGGCCTCAATGTGTGATCTAGGAATATTAATTAATGTAGTTCAGGACAGGACTGGACTCAGCTGTTATTTCATATTGACATGCTAACCTTTACTctcttgactttttaaaaatttgttcatggatctgggcatcgctggctagggcaacatttattgcctatccctaattatcCTTAAAATGGTggtattgttttttttaaacaaaatcctgCACCAAAGAGTAATGTGTAATATTAACGTGAATGGGATTGAGGGTAGTGTATTAAGATGGATAAAAAATTAGTTCACAGACAAGAAATGAAGAGAAGGAATGAAAGGGTCATTTACTGAATGGCAAACAGTGACTAGTGTGATACTGTATTAATTAAATTTTGCCTTCATGCTTTTATTATGCATTAAAATAATTCCATTCTTTgggatgcagtttaattcagtcTCATCTCTAGTTTATCTGAATTCATAACTAACTCCTTTAAAAAGTAGTAACTTGCCCTGCAACCAGCCAAAAGTGGTTGGCTCTGCCAGGCTGTCTTCCTGTAATTTTTTGTGGCAATGTCCCAGAGAAACTAGGCTCACCTAGTGGCAGAGACTCTACCTGGCATGGCAAGTTCTACAGATCTCAGCTGCTGGTATTGAGGTACTCAGACATTCACAAAGTATGTTAATAATTTAAATGAGGCAACTAAGTGCAATAACTCAAAAtgttcagatgacacaaagctgagtggAAGGGTGTCCTATGAGAAGGATGCAGAGACGCTGCAGCATGATTTGCATATGTTGGGTGAATGCACAAATGCATACTACATGCAGTATAATATgcgtaaatgtgaggttatcactttggtagcaaaaatagaaaggcaaattattactTGAAAGGTTGTAAATTGAGAAAGGGGAATGGTCATTGAGACCTGGGGTGTTCTTGTGCATTAGTCACTGAAAGGAAGCAGGTAATAAAGAAGTTGAACTGTATATTGGCCTTCATAGCtagaggatttgagtccaggaacaACGtgagagactaggaatactgtggtgtgTAACTCACCACCTGCCTCCCCAGTGTCTGTCCACCATATACAAGGTActagtcaggaatgtgatggaatactccccatatGCCTAGATGGGTGAAGTTCCAACAATATTTAAACAACCTGACACATCTAGGCCAaagtagcctgcttgattggtacaACATCTACAAATATCCATTCCCTCTTCTACTGACACTCAGTacacgctgctgctgctgctatctataagatgcactgcagaaattcactaaagatcctcagacagtgccttccaaacacacaacctcttccaactaggcagcagatacatgggagcatcaCCAccaacaagttcccctccaagcccctcaccatcctgacttggatataTATTGCCGTTCTTTCACTGATGCTGGTTCGAAAATccggaattcccttcctaagggtATTGTGGGGCAACCTATAGaacgtggactgcagtgattcaagaaggcaactcaccaacactttctcaagtgcaactcgggatgggcaataaatgttggccagtcaatgacacccacatcctgtgaatgaatgaaaaaaaaaagttttactgcaattatacagggcattggtgtggCCATAGTGGAAtatagtgtgcagttttggtctccttatctgaggaaggatgttgctGTAGAAGAGGTTAAGCAAAAGTTTACCAAATTGATtgttgggatggcaggactgacatgtaATAAAAGACTGAGTTGGTTAGGATTGTATTCTCggctttagaagaatgagatagGATCCTGTAGAAGCCTATAAAATTATAAGGTGGCTAGAacaggctagatgcaggaaggatgctcctgatggtaggggaatccagaactatggttcatagtttaaggataaggggtaaatcttgtaggactgagatgaggagaaatgtcttcaccccaAGAGTGGTGAACCTATGGAACTCAGTTACAGAGAAAGCGGTTGAGGCAAAAACATTGTGTTTTGAAGGAGGAAGTCGATAGAGCTCTTGTGGCGATTAGGATCTAAGCTCAGTGATCAGCCGTGATTATATTGAATAATTGAGCAGGCTGATGGGtctaatggcctactcctgtcttCTTTGTTTACCTGTTTTGCCAAATGTCCTGCTGAGTGCACGGCAAGAAGCTTCAACAAGATTTTTTTGCGCAATACTCAACTAATGATACACACCTAATGCAATAAAATCTTGGGTACTTCACCATATTTTAtaaatagattcatagagtcgtacagcatggaaacagaccctttggtccaactcgtccatgccgaccagatatcctaacttaatttagtcccatttgccagcacttggcccatatccctcaatgtccttcctattcctttacccatccagatgccttttaaatggtgtaattgtaccagtctccaccacttcctctggcagctcatttcatacatgccccctcctctgtgttaaaaagttgccttttagatcccttttaaatctttcccctttcactctaaacctatgcccactagttctggacttccccacctcagggaaaagactttgtctatttaccctattcatgcccctatTAAGAGTCAGTGGATCTGACAAAGAATTACAGCTGAGCATTTTTGGTAGTTTCCTGTGATGTTAAGGATTTGGTTTAACTGGCATCATTGGATGTATAAAACATGATGTACAAGGATAAAATAATTTGTTCTGAGATTTTGTTGTCACCTAGGGGTTCCTTGCCCAAGATCTTCAATCAGCCGCATTAAGCAAATTAGAGAAGAAAGTGAAGAGCACATCGGAACAGTGTATGAAGtttcttgaacagattgatgctATGGTGGGTAAGAGAAAATTACAAATGTATACAGATTACATAAATAGAATCTCTGGAGGGGTGGTAGTTAACTGAAAATTTGTGTTTTTCTCATTAGTCTGCAGTGTACATTTTCATGAATTCTATTTCTGTTAAAAAAGTTCACAATTTTCGATACCTTCGTTCAATGTATTGCTTTATTTCCAAAAATCTCTTTCCGTCCAGTCCTTTGGAAAATTATTTTTCAAGTGCTTGCATGTTGATAATTAAACTTCCTTCAGCAAAAATGGATCAGCTGTGAACACCAGCCTGCAATAAATTTTAATCAAGACATAGACAATATATTGTATAACATTTAAATTATAGCTAAATGTAACAGTCAACGCATTTGAACAAGTCATATTCTGATCAGCTCTTTCCTGCAATATGTTCCGAATTTATTTTGAGGATAGTGTTTTGATTAAGGAAATGTGACCATGTAAAAATGTAAACTTTTCTTTTTTACGTGGTTTGACTAGGTAGATGTAAATGGGATGTTTTCCTAAACTGGTGAGTTTAGAACCAGAAGATAGAGTCTCAGGATAAGGGGTTGGCATTTTAAGACTAAGATGAGGCTGGTGAATCTtcggaattctcttccacagtgaGCTGTGGAAAGTCAATCATAAACATGTTTGAgacagaaatcaataagatttctGGATACTGAAGACGTCTTTGGGTATGAGGATAGCTTGGAAAGATGGTATTGAGATAGATGATCTGCAATGATTTAACTGAATGGCAGATGGATCTGATGGGTTGATTCCCGCTCCTAGTGTTCCCAATATTAAACTCTTGTTCCTCTTGTTTTAAAGGAAGAAGCAACTAAAATAATTTCTCAATGATATGAGTGAATGTAGTTGATCCTTGAGAAATGTCTGTTTCAGTAGCATTTGTCCACATTTAAATAGGATTTGTGCCACTTTTTTATTACTTCAGACATAGTTCAAAATTGAAAACACATGGCAAGAGAGAAACTCAAGAATCATTCTCAATTCATGTATCAGTTTAGTTGTGTAGGTCCATGTTAAAATTTTAATTATATATATAAAACAATTTGGTTTGGATGTATCAAGGCACAATAAGTAACTATAAAAATAGATAGACAATGTGTGTGGACACAACTGGCATATTTAGTGCAGCATAGGGAAGAACAAATCAGAAAACCTCCTTAATGGTTAATTAAGATCTATAGATGAACAAAGGGACTTCTGTGTCCGTAAACATAATGAGAAAGATAAATATAACTTTTGTCTTCAGCTCAAGAGGGATAAAATTCAGTTTTCCAGTCCTTCTCCAACTACATTTGGGACATTGACCCTGATATTTCAATTGGAAGATAGCCATTACGGCCTAGGAGCATGTGGAAATCCTGATACAGGTAACTCTGTGGGAATTGCCCAGACAATTGAAATTTCCTTGGGGCATATAACCCAGCATAAGGAAGCTCCACAGAAGTCTTCAATGTTGAATCTGAGACTTTGGATGGTTCTGATTTACTTCGGAACAATAATTACCCTCCAAGTTAGAGGATTAAATGAAACCATTGACTCACTGCTGACTTCCTGATCTGACCTCTTACCACATTGCCCGATAATCGTCTATTGTTTGTTGAATCAGGATCAGAAATAGTGTCCAATTTTGATGGGTGAAACTGGGTTGTTGGATACATGTACTTTATACCATTCTTTGGACATATTGACTTAGGGGTTATGTGCATAGTTTAATCAGAATGCTACTGGGGCTTATGGATTAAATCCGGAGCGCAAATGCATTTGGCTTTTAACTTCCTCAAATCTAGAAGATTATGAAGGTCAGATTGAGGCCAGAAAAATAAGAGATCATTAAATTGAGGGGATCAACTATTTTCTCTGATGGTGTAATCTGGAGCAATATGACATAATATTAAGATTGGAATTGGACAGGAATGATATCAGGAAGTCCAACTTCACACAAGATGTAGTGCAAGTCTGGAACTTAATTAAAAGGATGAAGGCTAAATGAAATTTAAAACTCAGATTAATACAAGGAATATGGAGCAAAGTTAAGTAATTGGCTGTTGTGGTACATATCCTCCATGATTCaatagatttacagaatcttcaAGGGGCTGAACAGCTGACTTGTGTTCTGTTGCAGCAATGCTTATAATCCATATGGAAAAATTTATAGCAGGGTGTTTTCAGGTTATTTTTGATGTGTTAATTCAGAAATTAAGTGAGATAATGAATGGTAGCCCAAATCATCGGTCTTGTACATCTGTACTTTATTTTCAGTGAATTCCTGTAGTGTTGTCTTATTTTAAACTCTAACTATTCTGTAATATTgcagaatattttaaaatgtcCCTGATCATATACTGCTCATGATTGAGACATTTAATACAATGATTGCTATGAATACTGCCATTTAACCCCAACTGATCGATGTAGGAATGTCAAATTGAATTTATACCAAAAACAGAAGTTGACAGTATGTATCGTTCAACAGTTTTTTTTCCTGCAGGATGTGCGATATCTTTGTGATCAAAGATTGACTTTAGTTTAATTACAAACAAACAAATGTTGTTTGTGAATAAGCAAATGCAAAATTGTGACATCTGTTGAACGACATGAAACTAATGGTGAAACTACTTGAATGATGAACGTAGAAAAAATAATTTTAATTTTTGAAGCACATTGGGTTGAAATCTTATTTAAGTACAGCCAGTACTGCATGACTCCAGTCAGAGCTAATAGTGACTCCAGTTTAAAGGAAGATGCATGTAACAGGTCCTGGAACATAATATTTAACAAACCTGATGCAATGACCAGTATCACAGTGCACTGTCCTCTCTGTTAGGAAATTCCAAACTAAATTTAAGTTTTAAACACACAGTAAATCAAATTTATGCGTTTATACTGTTTGTTCCTTACAAGTAAAATATTTTGAATTTATTTTCAAGAGTTTGCCTGATGACTTTAGTGACTGCAGACATAAGAGAAAAAGTCTTGTAAAGAATGTACAGGTGAGTTGGTCTTGTATATTGAAATTTAAGGGATATCTTGCAAATGTTTGAAAGTCACACTCCCTCTCATACTGTACTGTGTGTAATTGGTACCCAATTTAATTGATGACAATGTTAATTTGTTAGATTGGAATTTCAGCTTTCATCTCCTGTAACCAGTATTACTGACTCAACTGATGTTTAGAACAAAACTGTCTTGAGTGCTTTACTACTTATTAATCTACATTTTAAGTGGCTTATAGTTTTTTTATAAATTGACTACACTTCCTAGAGTTTGTTTAATTTAAATCTGAAACATTGAAAATTCAAAACTTGAACAGTGGATATTTTGCTTCTATTTAGTCAAATCGGATGGGTAAATGGTTTAGATGCTAAGCCCCAACACATACAATCAAGAAGTCTGGAAATTTCAAGTTTGATGCTCTGTTTACCAGTCTGAGACCAGTAGCCGAAGTATTGGGTCTAGCTGGGTAATAGTCAGTTTACATTTCCTGGCCCACTCTAATGGCATGGAAGTATTAGGTCTAAGCAATTAGAGAGGTTGAACTAAATATTTAGAGTGTGGGTGACAACAACATGCTGTTAACTGATGACGGGTTTAAAAACATCCTTGAAGCCTGAGGGACTTGATTGGGGCAGGTAGTACTTGCAAAGGTGCCCTTCTGTCAGGGAGGGGAATAGCTTGCCAAGGTATCCCACTGGTTCTGTCCACTATTAAGCAAATCATACGTAGACACTGCGTAACAGTTGGTAAGCTGATGGCAGTCTCTCCCAGATGTGGCAAGTTCATACCCTCAGCCCAGAAAGCTGCCATCAAATGTATATGTAAGACTTCTACATTTTCTCCAAGTGTGATATTTTTTGTTTTGCCTGCAGAATTACTTGGCTCAGTGTGATGTCATTGAAACAAATATCTCACAGCAACTAGAGAAGCTTCAATCAAAGAATCTCACTCTTGCTGACTGATTTTACAGAAAATAACAAAGGAGTATGATAGTAAGGAACCACCCTGTCTAGATTTTACCATTTAATCTAAGAACTTTTAAATAACTCACAACCTGGTGTAAATAATGATTTAGAGAATGGAAACTTTGTAATAAAGGTAACCAATTGCTTTCCAGGACAGTAACACATTTCCTCTGATAATTACCTCCTACATTGTCACATCAGAAGACACCAGGTTGTTTTGAAACACTGCAGGTCATAAACATTAATGCATGTAGTTGGCACTGAGATAAATGTTTTTGTATTCTAGCAGTATGTTGGACTGTTTGCATGTGGTAGTTGTTAGTAAGAAGGCATTCCTTAATAAATTACTTCATTTAATATGTCTAATTTATTTCAGATTCATTGAAGGGATCATGAATAACTATTAAAAGTGTCTACTCCACATAATTGCTGAAGCTGAACTGCTTATTCATTTTAGAGGCAATTAAATTCTAGGCTATTGTAACACACCTTGGCTTTCAGTTTTGGGGCAGTTCCCATTCTTTTTAGATTCAAAGTACATGGTTCAATGAGATTAATGTGGAAAGTAACGGAATGTGGGGCAAAAGGTCAGTTTATGTTTAACACAGCTCATGATAACTACATTAGAGATGTGTAcacatctttgaaagttgcaggGGAGTTTGAGACCACAAGTAATAAAGCATAAAGGATCCTGGGCTTGATAAATGAGGAAAAAGTAGACAAAAACAAATAAGTTATAATAAACCTGTATAAAACACTAGATCACCCTCAGGTGGAGTACTACAAtgcaacccccaccccaccccatcctcacCTTTTGCCATATCACTTTCAAATCTTCTATCTTGAGGCTGAAGCTGAACAAGATACTGAATAGCTGTTTCCTGTAGCATATAAATCTCTGATTATAAAATACCATGACAGACATATAACTAATTAAAGATT
The nucleotide sequence above comes from Chiloscyllium punctatum isolate Juve2018m chromosome 8, sChiPun1.3, whole genome shotgun sequence. Encoded proteins:
- the bag1 gene encoding BAG family molecular chaperone regulator 1 isoform X1, which gives rise to MSVDTVGLTLMHGSSKHKIEISAVQEGCEPTLQDMATVIAQVTGVPQQLQKLIFKGKSLKEMEQPLSVLGVKNGCKIMMIGKKNSPEEEAELKKLKELEKSTDQLSHKLEEINAELTGIQNGFLAQDLQSAALSKLEKKVKSTSEQCMKFLEQIDAMSLPDDFSDCRHKRKSLVKNVQNYLAQCDVIETNISQQLEKLQSKNLTLAD
- the bag1 gene encoding BAG family molecular chaperone regulator 1 isoform X2, with the translated sequence MATVIAQVTGVPQQLQKLIFKGKSLKEMEQPLSVLGVKNGCKIMMIGKKNSPEEEAELKKLKELEKSTDQLSHKLEEINAELTGIQNGFLAQDLQSAALSKLEKKVKSTSEQCMKFLEQIDAMSLPDDFSDCRHKRKSLVKNVQNYLAQCDVIETNISQQLEKLQSKNLTLAD